One window of Neochlamydia sp. AcF84 genomic DNA carries:
- a CDS encoding ankyrin repeat domain-containing protein has protein sequence MQLSSSLNYDPSRPVIHCDASLNQISSEMTRIEREVYRLRGLIGAFDETMQENAALTTDIMDAYLKELKPPLEQREISVIRQQIDTNIESIKENCLENYRGLLDARELIVIEGHTIQLNAQTKESLEHAYQQRLEENIHQLKEEFPLGETTDLEQMRAQLNEKFERYQDIFEKLFERKQQLTDQGYELQEAMEPELAKLRAKKQELQKDLKVTNLFIASQLGAVDYLKQEISKKWRWGRKDFVNTPSQVGFAPLHYAAYHNRREALQLLIDKGADLTLKDIEGYLPLHWAAEKGHHEIVQLLIQYKPSTINTKGRLDRTPLHRSVFCGKVETAHLLIKNGAHINAQTHEKNHCQTPLHFSVLQGNISMVLALTRYPEMDILQQDIQGRTPLHYAIEEGLIDILNILLKHSNWQKATVSTHAKLLESLLSVVPKRQAKEIKAQLLLNFPK, from the coding sequence ATGCAGCTTTCTTCTTCACTAAACTACGATCCTTCTCGTCCAGTCATTCACTGTGATGCTTCCTTAAATCAAATCAGTAGTGAGATGACAAGAATTGAAAGAGAAGTTTATCGCTTAAGAGGGCTTATAGGAGCCTTTGATGAAACTATGCAGGAAAATGCTGCTTTGACAACAGACATCATGGATGCTTATTTAAAAGAGCTTAAGCCACCTCTTGAGCAAAGAGAAATATCAGTGATTCGACAGCAAATCGATACAAATATAGAAAGCATTAAAGAAAACTGCTTAGAAAACTACCGAGGACTGTTAGATGCAAGAGAGCTAATTGTAATCGAAGGCCACACAATCCAGCTGAATGCTCAAACAAAAGAGAGCTTAGAGCATGCCTACCAGCAAAGGTTAGAGGAAAATATCCATCAGCTTAAAGAAGAGTTTCCTCTAGGAGAAACAACCGATTTAGAGCAGATGCGGGCTCAGCTTAATGAGAAGTTTGAAAGGTATCAAGATATTTTTGAGAAGCTTTTTGAGCGCAAGCAACAGCTGACAGACCAAGGCTATGAGCTGCAAGAAGCCATGGAGCCAGAGCTAGCCAAACTAAGAGCCAAAAAGCAAGAGCTACAAAAGGATCTAAAAGTCACCAACCTTTTTATAGCCAGCCAGCTAGGAGCGGTCGATTATCTTAAGCAAGAAATTAGCAAAAAATGGAGATGGGGTCGTAAAGATTTTGTTAATACACCTTCTCAGGTAGGCTTTGCTCCTCTGCATTACGCCGCTTATCATAACCGACGAGAAGCCCTGCAGCTTTTAATTGATAAGGGTGCTGACCTAACTTTAAAGGATATTGAAGGCTATTTACCTCTCCATTGGGCGGCTGAAAAAGGCCATCATGAGATCGTTCAATTACTTATTCAATACAAGCCCTCTACCATTAATACCAAAGGCCGATTGGATCGCACTCCTTTGCATCGTTCAGTTTTTTGTGGCAAAGTGGAAACTGCCCATCTTCTTATTAAAAACGGCGCCCATATCAATGCACAAACTCATGAAAAAAATCATTGCCAAACGCCCCTCCATTTTTCTGTCTTACAAGGAAATATTAGCATGGTGCTAGCATTAACACGTTATCCTGAAATGGATATCCTTCAGCAGGATATCCAAGGAAGAACACCTTTGCATTATGCTATTGAAGAGGGATTAATCGATATCCTCAATATCTTGCTTAAACACTCAAACTGGCAAAAAGCAACTGTTTCTACTCATGCTAAGCTCTTAGAGAGCCTTTTAAGTGTAGTCCCTAAGCGGCAGGCTAAGGAAATTAAAGCTCAGCTGCTTTTGAATTTTCCTAAGTAA
- a CDS encoding transposase, which yields MPGRFEGFTDTQWRILQPLLSQNPPKNLKGKPHTPWRKIYNSLFWILITGSRWCDLPKGPNWGSRSAAHRWLGKNGKKMEL from the coding sequence ATGCCAGGAAGATTTGAAGGATTTACAGATACTCAATGGAGAATCTTACAACCGCTTTTGTCGCAGAATCCTCCAAAAAATTTAAAGGGAAAGCCGCATACTCCCTGGAGAAAGATTTATAATAGTTTATTTTGGATTTTGATTACCGGCTCGCGTTGGTGTGATCTGCCTAAAGGACCCAATTGGGGATCAAGATCTGCTGCTCATCGGTGGCTAGGTAAAAATGGCAAGAAGATGGAACTTTAG